The Thioalkalivibrio sulfidiphilus HL-EbGr7 genome includes a window with the following:
- a CDS encoding ATP-binding cassette domain-containing protein, translating into MPLLTLRDVTLSYGAAPLLDHVNLSIEPGERLCLVGRNGAGKSTLMKVVLGQVLPDGGEVVRSGELRVAMLEQAVPAATNGSVFDVVADGLGEMGEQVRRYHRAVHALTERPEDPAAMAELERAQQRLEAGDGWILEQRVETVVSRLGLPADADFKALSGGLKRRVLLGRALVTDPDLLLLDEPTNHLDIESIAWLEEFLLGFGGSLLFITHDRAFLRRLATRIIELDRGKLTDWPGDYDTYLRRKAEALEAEERASALFDKKLAQEEAWIRQGIKARRTRNEGRVRALKALRAERAERRVRQGAARLEIQSAERSGRLVIEAENISFDYDGRPVIRDFSTLILRGDKVGIVGPNGAGKTTLLRLLLGKLEPQSGHVRLGTNLEIAYFDQHRAALDEEASVADNVGEGRDRLDIDGESRHVLSYLQDFLFEPARSRQPVKALSGGERNRLLLAKLFTRPANLLVMDEPTNDLDAETLELLEDRLVNFAGTVLVVSHDRAFLDNVATSIIAFEGDGRVNEYVGGYEDWLRQRAASRDAALAAPAAPARQKPQPESAPAAKQKKLSYKDQRELESLPGRIEALETEQATLTGTLGDPSFYQQGPEKIAQVQARLAAIETELAQCYARWEALEG; encoded by the coding sequence ATGCCCCTGCTGACCCTGCGCGACGTCACCCTGAGTTACGGCGCCGCCCCCCTGCTGGACCATGTGAATCTGAGTATCGAACCCGGCGAACGACTGTGCCTGGTGGGCCGCAACGGGGCCGGCAAGTCCACGCTCATGAAGGTGGTGCTGGGGCAGGTGCTGCCCGATGGCGGCGAGGTGGTGCGCAGCGGTGAACTGCGCGTGGCCATGCTGGAGCAGGCGGTGCCCGCCGCAACCAACGGCAGCGTGTTTGACGTGGTGGCCGATGGCCTTGGGGAGATGGGCGAGCAGGTGCGCCGCTACCACCGCGCCGTGCACGCACTCACCGAGCGCCCCGAAGACCCTGCCGCCATGGCAGAGCTGGAGCGGGCCCAGCAGAGGCTCGAGGCCGGCGACGGCTGGATCCTGGAGCAGCGGGTGGAGACGGTGGTCTCGCGCCTGGGCCTGCCCGCCGATGCGGATTTCAAGGCCCTGTCCGGCGGCCTCAAGCGCCGGGTGCTGCTGGGCCGTGCCCTGGTCACCGATCCGGACCTGCTGTTGCTGGACGAGCCCACCAACCACCTGGACATCGAATCCATCGCCTGGCTGGAGGAATTCCTGCTGGGCTTCGGTGGCAGCCTGCTGTTCATCACCCACGACCGGGCCTTCCTGCGCCGGCTCGCCACCCGCATCATCGAACTGGACCGGGGCAAGCTCACCGACTGGCCCGGCGACTACGACACCTACCTGCGCCGCAAGGCCGAGGCCCTGGAGGCGGAAGAGCGCGCCAGCGCCCTGTTCGACAAGAAGCTCGCCCAGGAGGAGGCCTGGATCCGCCAGGGCATCAAGGCCCGTCGCACCCGCAACGAGGGCCGGGTGCGTGCCCTCAAGGCGCTGCGCGCGGAACGGGCCGAGCGCCGCGTTCGCCAGGGGGCGGCGCGGCTGGAGATCCAGTCCGCCGAGCGCTCCGGGCGCCTGGTCATCGAGGCGGAGAATATTTCTTTTGATTACGACGGCAGGCCCGTGATCCGGGATTTCTCCACCCTGATCCTGCGCGGCGACAAGGTGGGCATCGTCGGTCCCAACGGCGCCGGCAAGACCACCCTGTTGCGCCTGCTGCTGGGCAAGCTCGAGCCCCAGTCCGGCCATGTGCGCCTGGGCACGAACCTGGAGATCGCCTACTTCGACCAGCACCGGGCGGCCCTGGACGAGGAGGCCAGCGTGGCCGACAACGTGGGCGAGGGCCGGGACCGCCTGGACATCGACGGCGAGTCGCGCCACGTACTCTCCTACCTGCAGGACTTCCTGTTCGAGCCGGCCCGCTCACGCCAGCCGGTCAAGGCCCTGTCCGGCGGCGAGCGCAACCGCCTGCTGCTGGCAAAACTCTTCACCCGCCCGGCCAACCTGCTGGTGATGGACGAACCCACCAACGACCTGGACGCCGAGACCCTGGAACTGCTGGAAGACCGCCTGGTGAATTTCGCCGGCACGGTGCTGGTGGTCAGCCACGACCGCGCCTTCCTGGACAACGTGGCCACCAGCATCATCGCCTTCGAGGGCGACGGCCGGGTGAACGAATACGTGGGTGGTTACGAGGACTGGCTGCGTCAGCGTGCCGCGTCCCGGGACGCGGCGCTGGCCGCCCCGGCCGCGCCAGCGAGGCAGAAACCCCAGCCGGAGTCCGCGCCGGCGGCGAAACAGAAAAAATTGAGCTACAAGGACCAGCGCGAGCTGGAGTCCCTGCCCGGGCGCATCGAGGCCCTGGAGACGGAGCAGGCGACGCTGACCGGGACCCTGGGTGATCCGTCCTTCTACCAGCAGGGGCCGGAGAAGATCGCCCAAGTGCAGGCGCGGCTCGCGGCGATCGAGACGGAGCTGGCCCAGTGCTACGCGCGCTGGGAGGCCCTGGAGGGCTGA
- a CDS encoding PGPGW domain-containing protein — protein sequence MMDWILANLSTLTLAAGLIFAGIVLPLAVAGIMVLRLPPDYFTHTRRDPLYRHGTHPLIGWTLVLFKNLSGLVLVALGVVMLFTPGQGLLTLLVGLMLLNFPGKYRLERRLVRLGPVIPALNWLRMRWGRPALIDPADPAHELAGRSEKPGVRK from the coding sequence ATGATGGACTGGATACTCGCCAACCTCTCCACGCTGACCCTGGCAGCGGGACTCATCTTCGCCGGCATCGTGCTGCCCCTGGCGGTGGCAGGCATCATGGTGCTGCGCCTGCCGCCGGACTATTTCACCCACACCCGCCGCGACCCCCTCTACCGCCACGGCACCCACCCGCTGATCGGCTGGACCCTGGTGCTGTTCAAGAACCTTTCGGGTCTGGTGCTGGTGGCCCTGGGCGTGGTCATGCTGTTCACGCCGGGCCAGGGTCTGCTCACCCTGCTGGTGGGACTGATGCTGCTCAACTTCCCCGGCAAGTACCGGCTGGAGCGCCGCCTGGTGCGCCTGGGTCCGGTGATCCCGGCGCTCAACTGGCTGCGCATGCGCTGGGGCCGGCCAGCGCTCATCGATCCCGCCGATCCGGCCCACGAACTGGCGGGCCGCTCTGAAAAACCCGGGGTCCGCAAATGA
- a CDS encoding SprT-like domain-containing protein: MRGRAAGQWRLRQGQESLHFNERLFAADPGQHMPDTVAHEVAHSVVYRCHGRGKRPHGPEWRAVMKYLGFEPRVTHETSPELLARILNHHLYRCACRSHALGPRQHQQVHRGKRDYRCRLCGERLIRADQTAGLGGREK; the protein is encoded by the coding sequence TTGCGCGGCAGGGCGGCCGGGCAATGGCGTCTGCGCCAGGGACAGGAGAGCCTGCACTTCAACGAGCGCCTGTTCGCCGCAGACCCCGGGCAGCACATGCCCGATACCGTCGCCCATGAAGTGGCTCACTCGGTGGTCTATCGCTGCCATGGCCGCGGCAAGAGACCCCACGGTCCGGAATGGCGTGCCGTGATGAAATACCTGGGTTTCGAGCCCCGCGTGACCCACGAGACCTCCCCGGAACTGCTCGCGCGGATCCTCAATCACCACCTCTACCGGTGCGCCTGCCGAAGCCATGCGCTGGGTCCGAGGCAACACCAGCAGGTGCACCGGGGCAAACGGGACTATCGCTGCAGACTGTGCGGAGAGAGACTCATCCGGGCGGATCAGACGGCCGGACTCGGGGGGCGGGAAAAGTAA
- a CDS encoding universal stress protein, with protein MAAYQRILVCLDLDPHCGQTLSRAARLAQACGARLEAIHVVEHHAPMDLDYGLGGLPGIELDLPALLKVARERLDGLMREAGLEETPREVLAGMAHLEIPRLAEERDVDLIVMGAHARRGLERLLGSTTRAVLNHAPCDVLAVRLEKQPQP; from the coding sequence ATGGCCGCCTATCAGCGCATCCTGGTCTGCCTGGACCTCGATCCCCACTGTGGACAGACCCTCTCCCGCGCCGCGAGGCTGGCCCAGGCCTGCGGCGCCCGCCTGGAGGCGATACACGTGGTGGAGCACCACGCGCCCATGGACCTGGACTACGGCCTGGGCGGATTGCCCGGGATCGAACTGGACCTGCCCGCCCTGCTCAAGGTGGCCCGGGAACGGCTGGACGGCCTCATGCGCGAGGCCGGCCTGGAAGAGACCCCCAGGGAGGTGCTCGCCGGGATGGCGCATTTGGAGATCCCGCGCCTGGCGGAGGAACGCGACGTCGACCTGATCGTCATGGGTGCCCACGCCCGGCGCGGCCTGGAGCGGCTGCTGGGCTCGACCACCCGGGCCGTGCTCAACCACGCGCCCTGCGACGTGCTCGCCGTGCGTCTCGAGAAACAGCCGCAGCCATGA
- a CDS encoding adenylate/guanylate cyclase domain-containing protein: MHARQLPQGNTTTDDASLVEQAGGRRTLLVVDDQEVNRLILARHLELLGHRVLQADSGPQALQILREQSVDGVVLDVVMRGMDGYEVCRRIKADPETWFIPVVMVTVLNNQADRVRAMEAGADEFLSKPVYPEELSARIRSLMRWRDARKALEQARREQMRGLFSRFLCPELVDDLLAAPEDEARSLLKRSERRDAAVMFADLRGFTGLSERLSAEQVVTLLNSFFSVMTQVTHAHRGTVFGMGGDSLLVGFGVPLPQEDAGVRAFDCAREMQRAFRGLSRSWREDWGVDAGLGIGINRGEVVCGNVGSESYLSYTVVGDAVNVAARLQAQARAGEVLLSGSLHETLDKECARACESLPNPLFLKGRSRPLPVLRWRVDC; this comes from the coding sequence ATGCACGCACGACAGCTTCCACAGGGAAATACCACCACCGACGACGCCTCTCTGGTGGAGCAGGCGGGTGGACGCCGTACCCTGCTGGTGGTGGACGATCAGGAGGTCAATCGCCTCATCCTGGCCCGTCACCTGGAGTTGCTCGGCCACCGGGTGCTGCAGGCGGACAGTGGCCCGCAGGCCCTGCAGATCCTGCGGGAGCAGTCGGTGGACGGTGTGGTGCTGGACGTGGTGATGCGCGGCATGGACGGCTACGAGGTCTGCCGGCGTATCAAGGCCGATCCGGAGACCTGGTTCATCCCGGTGGTCATGGTCACGGTGCTCAACAACCAGGCGGACCGGGTGCGCGCCATGGAGGCGGGCGCCGACGAATTCCTGTCCAAGCCGGTCTACCCGGAAGAACTCAGTGCCCGCATCCGTTCCCTGATGCGCTGGCGCGATGCGCGCAAGGCCCTGGAGCAGGCTCGCCGCGAACAGATGCGCGGGCTGTTCAGCCGTTTCCTGTGTCCCGAACTGGTGGATGACCTGCTGGCCGCGCCGGAAGACGAGGCCCGCAGCCTGCTCAAGCGCAGTGAGCGGCGCGACGCGGCGGTGATGTTCGCCGACCTGCGCGGTTTCACCGGGCTCTCCGAGCGCCTCTCCGCCGAGCAGGTGGTGACCCTGCTCAACAGTTTCTTCTCCGTGATGACCCAGGTGACTCACGCCCACCGGGGTACCGTGTTCGGCATGGGGGGCGACAGCCTGCTGGTGGGTTTCGGTGTGCCGTTGCCCCAGGAGGATGCCGGTGTGCGCGCCTTCGACTGTGCCCGGGAGATGCAGAGGGCCTTCCGGGGGCTGAGCCGCAGCTGGCGCGAAGACTGGGGCGTGGACGCCGGGCTCGGCATCGGCATCAACCGTGGCGAGGTGGTGTGTGGCAACGTGGGTTCCGAGTCCTACCTGAGTTACACGGTGGTGGGCGATGCGGTGAACGTGGCCGCGCGCCTGCAGGCCCAGGCCAGGGCGGGCGAGGTGCTGCTCTCCGGCAGCCTGCACGAGACCCTGGACAAGGAGTGTGCGCGCGCCTGTGAAAGCCTGCCCAATCCGCTGTTCCTCAAGGGGCGCAGCCGTCCCCTGCCGGTGTTGCGCTGGCGGGTGGATTGCTAG
- a CDS encoding cold-shock protein: MSTGIVKWFNESKGFGFIAPEEGGADVFVHYSAIQAEGFKTLAEGQRVSFQVQQGPKGLQAVNVTPA; the protein is encoded by the coding sequence ATGTCTACCGGTATTGTTAAGTGGTTCAACGAATCCAAGGGATTCGGTTTCATCGCCCCGGAAGAGGGCGGCGCCGATGTCTTCGTGCATTACTCCGCCATCCAGGCCGAGGGCTTCAAGACCCTGGCCGAAGGCCAGCGCGTGAGCTTCCAGGTGCAGCAGGGTCCGAAGGGCCTGCAGGCCGTGAATGTCACGCCGGCATAA
- a CDS encoding FKBP-type peptidyl-prolyl cis-trans isomerase, which produces MQISKDKVVVLDYVLTDEQGQVIDRSDDASQFAYLHGANNIIPGLEKALEGRSTGDSLKVSIPPAEAYGERDDSLTHTLDRSQFQGVDELQTGMQFHAGNPDGTGMHVVTITAIDGDAVTIDANHPLAGMTLNFDVTVREVRDASAEEIEHGHVHGPGGHHH; this is translated from the coding sequence ATGCAGATTTCCAAAGACAAGGTGGTCGTGCTTGACTACGTGCTCACCGACGAACAGGGCCAGGTCATCGACCGCTCCGACGACGCCAGCCAGTTCGCCTATCTCCACGGCGCCAACAACATCATCCCCGGCCTGGAAAAAGCGCTGGAAGGCCGTTCCACCGGCGACAGCCTGAAGGTCAGCATCCCGCCCGCCGAGGCCTACGGCGAGCGTGACGACAGCCTGACTCACACCCTGGACCGCAGCCAGTTCCAGGGCGTCGACGAGTTGCAGACCGGCATGCAGTTCCACGCCGGCAACCCCGACGGCACCGGCATGCACGTGGTCACCATCACCGCCATCGACGGCGACGCGGTCACCATCGACGCCAACCACCCCCTGGCCGGCATGACGCTCAACTTCGACGTCACCGTGCGCGAGGTGCGCGACGCCTCTGCCGAGGAGATCGAGCACGGCCACGTGCACGGACCCGGTGGCCATCACCACTGA
- the rnd gene encoding ribonuclease D, translating to MTIESGSLRVTDEIRFIDTAEGLAAFCGEIAGAQWIALDTEFVREKTYYPRLCLVQVATPDALACIDPIALPDLGPLAALLHDPAVTKVVHAAHQDMEILLQSTGRVPTPVFDTQVAVSLLGHGDQIGYARMVQIYLDLELDKGHTRTDWSQRPLETAQLRYAADDVRHLARVYPMILKDLEEKGRLDWLSEDFAAISEESRYLPDPDNAWRRIKGQKYLKGAQLAVLQALAAWRERQAMEKDLPKRWILSDDVLTELSQRSPTDLASLAKVRGLEDKTLQRHGETLLALVREARSLPASAWPARPGPSRGIGPEHEELVDVAMGLLRHQARINDISPAAIATRKDLEALFREEPDCALLQGWRARIAGRVILDWYLGRLRLQVRDERMALDRDGS from the coding sequence GTGACCATTGAATCGGGATCACTGAGGGTGACCGACGAGATCCGCTTCATCGACACCGCCGAGGGCCTGGCGGCCTTCTGCGGCGAGATCGCCGGCGCCCAGTGGATCGCCCTGGACACGGAGTTCGTGCGCGAGAAGACCTACTACCCGCGCCTGTGCCTGGTGCAGGTGGCCACCCCCGACGCCCTGGCCTGCATCGACCCCATCGCCCTGCCGGACCTGGGTCCGCTCGCGGCCCTGCTGCACGACCCGGCCGTGACCAAGGTGGTACATGCCGCCCACCAGGACATGGAGATCCTGCTCCAGTCCACCGGACGGGTGCCCACGCCGGTGTTCGACACCCAGGTGGCCGTGAGCCTGCTGGGCCACGGCGACCAGATCGGCTACGCCCGCATGGTGCAGATCTACCTGGACCTGGAACTGGACAAGGGCCACACCCGCACCGACTGGAGCCAGCGTCCGCTGGAGACCGCCCAGCTGCGCTACGCCGCCGACGACGTGCGCCACCTGGCCCGGGTCTATCCCATGATCCTGAAGGATCTCGAGGAGAAGGGCCGCCTGGACTGGCTCAGCGAGGACTTCGCGGCCATCTCCGAGGAAAGCCGCTACCTGCCGGACCCGGACAACGCCTGGCGCCGGATCAAGGGACAGAAATACCTCAAGGGGGCGCAGCTGGCCGTCCTGCAGGCCCTGGCCGCCTGGCGGGAACGCCAGGCCATGGAGAAGGACCTGCCCAAGCGCTGGATCCTGTCGGATGACGTGCTCACGGAACTGTCCCAGCGCTCGCCCACGGACCTCGCCAGCCTGGCGAAGGTGCGCGGCCTGGAGGACAAGACCCTGCAGCGCCACGGCGAGACCCTCCTGGCCCTGGTCCGGGAGGCCCGCAGCCTGCCCGCCTCCGCCTGGCCCGCCCGGCCGGGTCCATCCCGGGGCATCGGCCCCGAGCACGAGGAACTCGTCGACGTGGCCATGGGCCTGCTTCGCCATCAGGCCCGGATCAACGACATCAGCCCCGCCGCCATCGCCACCCGCAAGGACCTGGAGGCCCTGTTCCGGGAGGAGCCGGACTGCGCCCTGCTGCAGGGCTGGCGTGCGCGCATCGCCGGTCGGGTGATCCTTGACTGGTACCTGGGCCGACTGCGGCTTCAGGTGCGGGACGAGCGCATGGCCCTGGACCGGGACGGTTCGTGA
- a CDS encoding DUF1244 domain-containing protein — MDDKTRTEIEAAAFRRLLEHLDSRKDVQNIDLMNLAGFCRNCLSKWYSAAAQERGENVDYEAAREIVYGMPYSEWKVRYQQEASAEQQAAFEQARPRDH, encoded by the coding sequence ATGGACGACAAGACCCGCACCGAGATCGAGGCGGCCGCCTTCAGGCGCCTGCTGGAACACCTGGACAGCCGTAAGGACGTGCAGAACATCGATCTCATGAACCTGGCCGGCTTCTGCCGCAACTGCCTGTCCAAGTGGTACAGCGCCGCGGCCCAGGAGCGGGGCGAGAATGTGGACTACGAGGCCGCCCGGGAGATCGTCTACGGCATGCCCTACTCGGAATGGAAGGTGCGCTACCAGCAGGAGGCCAGCGCCGAGCAGCAGGCAGCCTTCGAGCAGGCCCGGCCCCGTGACCATTGA
- a CDS encoding ChaN family lipoprotein: MPRRRPWTWFAMLLIVLFIPVSQAIALAQAEPQALRHGDHPLVGQIWSGVVQSERQEALARMARADVVLLGESHGNADHHARQLEVLEALLALGRRPALAFEIFDLEDQEIIDRQRLAGVADADDLAEAVNMSGRGWTWAEYRPLVQFALDQALPIVATNLSRRGAMAVAMEGLQSLPGEDRARLGLDRPLPEDAMQRLEQRIVDAHCGHLPAARAGGMINAQRARDAYMADRIAAQEGPVVLITGAAHARLDYGVPWYLAQQAPERQVLSLIFVEVDPERHAAVDYLNAGGSPYHLLWFTRRSSPDDPCEAFRKQLEGMRG, from the coding sequence ATGCCCCGCCGACGCCCGTGGACCTGGTTCGCGATGCTCCTGATCGTCTTGTTCATCCCGGTTTCCCAGGCTATTGCCCTGGCTCAGGCCGAGCCGCAGGCCCTGCGCCATGGCGACCATCCCCTGGTGGGGCAGATCTGGTCCGGCGTGGTGCAGTCCGAGCGCCAGGAGGCCCTGGCACGCATGGCCCGGGCCGACGTGGTGCTGCTGGGCGAATCCCACGGCAACGCGGATCACCATGCCCGGCAGCTGGAAGTCCTGGAGGCACTGCTGGCGCTGGGGCGGCGTCCCGCGCTGGCCTTCGAGATCTTCGATCTGGAGGATCAGGAGATCATCGACCGGCAGCGCCTGGCCGGTGTCGCGGATGCCGATGACCTGGCCGAGGCGGTGAACATGTCGGGACGCGGCTGGACCTGGGCGGAGTACCGGCCCCTGGTGCAGTTCGCCCTGGACCAGGCGCTGCCCATCGTGGCCACCAACCTGTCCCGGCGCGGCGCCATGGCCGTGGCCATGGAAGGATTGCAATCCCTGCCCGGTGAGGATCGCGCCAGGCTGGGCCTGGACAGGCCGCTGCCCGAGGACGCGATGCAGCGGCTTGAGCAGCGCATCGTCGATGCCCATTGCGGACACCTGCCGGCGGCGCGGGCCGGCGGCATGATCAATGCCCAGCGCGCCCGGGACGCCTACATGGCCGACCGGATCGCGGCCCAGGAGGGGCCCGTGGTGCTGATCACCGGCGCGGCCCATGCCCGGCTCGATTACGGCGTACCCTGGTACCTGGCACAGCAGGCGCCGGAGCGCCAGGTGCTGAGCCTGATATTCGTGGAGGTGGACCCCGAGCGGCATGCCGCCGTTGACTATCTCAACGCCGGTGGCTCGCCCTATCACCTGCTCTGGTTCACCCGGCGCAGCTCGCCCGACGACCCCTGCGAGGCCTTCCGCAAGCAGCTGGAGGGGATGAGGGGGTGA
- the mreD gene encoding rod shape-determining protein MreD: MSNPRGWVWAIPLTFIVALALTVVPLPDWAAPWRPQWLAMTLIYWSMALPRRIGVGLGWFLGLLLDAATGALLGQHALGFALIAYLSIRMHQRVRVFPLWQQALTVGGLLALHLLLVLWILGMTGRAPGTWLYWAPLVSSMILWPWLFVLLRDVRRRWCLALS; the protein is encoded by the coding sequence ATGAGCAATCCCCGCGGCTGGGTCTGGGCCATCCCGCTGACCTTCATCGTGGCGCTGGCGCTCACCGTCGTGCCCCTGCCCGACTGGGCCGCCCCCTGGCGTCCCCAGTGGCTGGCCATGACCCTGATCTACTGGAGCATGGCCCTGCCCCGGCGCATCGGCGTCGGCCTGGGCTGGTTCCTGGGCCTGCTGCTGGATGCCGCCACCGGTGCCCTGCTGGGCCAGCATGCCCTGGGCTTCGCCCTGATCGCCTACCTGAGCATCCGCATGCATCAGCGGGTGCGGGTGTTCCCCCTCTGGCAGCAGGCACTGACCGTGGGCGGCCTGCTGGCCCTGCACCTGCTGCTGGTGCTCTGGATCCTGGGCATGACCGGCCGCGCACCGGGCACCTGGCTGTACTGGGCGCCCCTGGTAAGCAGCATGATCCTGTGGCCCTGGCTGTTCGTGCTGCTGCGCGACGTGCGGCGGCGTTGGTGTCTGGCTTTGAGCTGA
- the mreC gene encoding rod shape-determining protein MreC — protein MRLALLALFSIGLMWADHRHQHLQEFRSAVAMLVYPVQAGVNLPVQAGAWVLEQLRSHQTLVEDNRRLREEQLHLNALMLRFEALEEENARLRELLDTSVRLRDPLMAAEIMAVDLDPFRQQLVINRGRVHGAYPGQPLINAQGVVGQVLESHPLHSIVLLISDPSHALPVLVNRTGLRTLAVGTGNPQLLELRYIPPAEDLEPGDIISTSGLGGRFPADYPVAQVTRVERIPGESFARVEARPLARLDRSREVLLLRPVNGNATERPAEIGAEAPAAESAPEDRP, from the coding sequence GTGCGTCTCGCGCTGCTCGCCCTGTTTTCCATCGGCCTGATGTGGGCCGACCACCGTCATCAGCACCTCCAGGAGTTCCGCTCCGCCGTCGCCATGCTGGTCTATCCGGTGCAGGCCGGCGTGAACCTGCCGGTGCAGGCGGGGGCCTGGGTGCTGGAACAGCTGCGCAGTCACCAGACCCTGGTGGAGGACAACCGCCGCCTGCGGGAGGAACAGCTGCACCTCAACGCACTGATGCTGCGCTTCGAGGCCCTGGAGGAGGAAAACGCCCGGCTGCGCGAGCTGCTGGACACCTCCGTACGGCTGCGCGACCCGCTGATGGCGGCCGAGATCATGGCCGTGGACCTGGACCCCTTCCGCCAGCAGCTGGTGATCAACCGCGGGCGGGTGCACGGCGCCTACCCGGGCCAGCCCCTGATCAACGCCCAGGGAGTGGTGGGGCAGGTGCTGGAGAGCCACCCCCTGCACAGCATCGTGCTGCTGATCTCGGACCCGAGCCACGCCCTGCCGGTGCTGGTCAACCGCACCGGGCTGCGCACCCTGGCCGTGGGCACCGGCAACCCCCAGCTGCTGGAACTGCGCTACATCCCGCCCGCCGAGGATCTCGAGCCCGGCGACATCATCAGCACCTCGGGCCTGGGCGGGCGCTTCCCGGCGGACTACCCGGTGGCCCAGGTCACCCGGGTCGAACGCATCCCCGGCGAGTCCTTCGCACGGGTGGAGGCCCGCCCGCTGGCCCGCCTGGACCGCTCACGGGAGGTACTGCTGCTGCGCCCGGTCAACGGCAACGCCACGGAGCGCCCCGCTGAGATCGGGGCAGAGGCGCCCGCCGCGGAATCAGCCCCGGAGGATCGCCCATGA
- a CDS encoding rod shape-determining protein, which translates to MFNRALGFLSNDLSIDLGTANTLIYMRGKGIVLNEPSVVAIRQDRGPGGPRSIEAVGTAAKKMLGRTPENITAIRPMKDGVIADFTTTEKMLQHFIKTVHQHRFFRPSPRVLVCVPCGATQVERRAIRESAAGAGARKVYLIEEPMAAAIGAGIPVDEARGSMVLDIGGGTSEVAVMSLNGIVYSSSVRIGGDKFDEAITAYVRRNYGILIGEATAERIKHEIGSAYPGKELLEIEVKGRNLAEGVPRSFTLNSNEILESLQEPLHGIVSAVRTALEQTPPELGADVAERGIVLTGGGALLRDLDRLLMEETGIPVVIADDPLTCVARGGGRVLEMMDEHGADFLAVE; encoded by the coding sequence ATGTTCAACCGCGCTTTAGGCTTCCTGTCCAACGACCTCTCCATCGATCTTGGCACCGCCAACACCCTGATCTACATGCGGGGCAAGGGCATCGTGCTCAACGAGCCGTCGGTGGTGGCCATCCGGCAGGACCGCGGCCCGGGCGGCCCGCGCAGCATCGAGGCGGTGGGCACGGCGGCCAAGAAGATGCTCGGGCGCACGCCGGAGAACATCACCGCCATCCGTCCCATGAAGGACGGCGTGATCGCCGACTTCACCACCACCGAGAAGATGCTGCAGCACTTCATCAAGACCGTGCACCAGCACCGATTCTTCCGCCCCAGCCCCCGGGTGCTGGTGTGCGTGCCCTGCGGCGCCACCCAGGTGGAACGCCGCGCCATCCGTGAATCCGCGGCCGGCGCCGGCGCACGCAAGGTCTATCTCATCGAGGAACCCATGGCGGCCGCCATCGGCGCCGGCATCCCGGTGGACGAGGCGCGCGGTTCCATGGTGCTGGACATCGGCGGCGGCACCTCCGAGGTGGCCGTCATGTCCCTGAACGGCATCGTCTACTCTTCCTCCGTACGCATCGGTGGCGACAAGTTCGACGAGGCCATCACCGCCTACGTGCGCCGCAACTACGGCATCCTGATTGGTGAGGCCACCGCCGAGCGCATCAAGCACGAGATCGGATCCGCCTATCCCGGCAAGGAGCTGCTGGAGATCGAGGTCAAGGGCCGCAACCTGGCCGAGGGCGTGCCGCGCAGCTTCACCCTGAACAGCAACGAGATCCTGGAATCCCTGCAGGAGCCCCTGCACGGCATCGTCAGCGCGGTGCGCACGGCCCTGGAACAGACCCCGCCGGAACTGGGCGCGGACGTGGCCGAGCGCGGCATCGTGCTCACCGGCGGCGGCGCCCTGCTGCGCGACCTGGACCGCCTGCTCATGGAAGAGACCGGCATCCCGGTGGTCATCGCCGACGACCCGCTCACCTGCGTGGCCCGGGGCGGCGGCCGGGTGCTGGAGATGATGGATGAGCACGGGGCGGACTTCCTGGCCGTCGAATAA
- the gatC gene encoding Asp-tRNA(Asn)/Glu-tRNA(Gln) amidotransferase subunit GatC, translated as MSLSHDDVRKIAHLARLAVSDADVEAYARSLSSILDFVEQMEAVKTDHVAPMAHPQDTAQRLRDDAVSEADQRERFQSIAPAVEAGLYLVPKVIE; from the coding sequence ATGTCCCTGTCCCATGACGATGTGCGCAAGATCGCCCACCTGGCCCGCCTCGCCGTAAGCGACGCGGACGTGGAGGCCTACGCCAGGAGTCTTTCCAGCATCCTGGATTTCGTGGAGCAGATGGAGGCGGTCAAGACCGACCACGTGGCCCCCATGGCCCATCCCCAGGACACCGCTCAGCGGCTGCGCGACGACGCGGTCAGCGAGGCCGATCAGCGGGAGCGCTTCCAGTCCATCGCGCCCGCCGTGGAGGCCGGTCTGTACCTGGTGCCCAAGGTCATCGAATGA